One window of Oreochromis niloticus isolate F11D_XX linkage group LG23, O_niloticus_UMD_NMBU, whole genome shotgun sequence genomic DNA carries:
- the sh3gl1b gene encoding SH3-domain GRB2-like 1b isoform X1 — protein MSVAGLKKQFYKASQMVSEKVGGAEGTKLDDDFRDLERKVDVTSKAVVEVISKTSEYLQPNPASRAKLSMLNTMSKIRGQVNNPGYPQAEGLLGECMAKYGRELGEDTNFGGALVDVGEAMKRLAEVKDSLDIDVKQNFIDPLQGLCDKDLREIQHYLKKLEGRRLDYDYKKKRQGKIPDEEVRQALEKFHESKEVAEMSMYNLLETDIEQVSQLSSLVESQLQYHRQAVQVLEELSGKLGDRMNEAQSRTRREYTPKPKPVFDFGDNNHSNGGYSTPMAPPPSRISAPEQPSCKALYDFEPENDGELGFREGDIITLTNQIDENWYEGTLNGQSGFFPLNYVEVLVPLPH, from the exons ATGTCTGTAGCGGGCTTGAAGAAGCAGTTTTACAAAGCCAGCCAG ATGGTGAGTGAGAAAGTTGGAGGTGCAGAAGGAACCAAACTAGATGATGACTTCAGAGACTTGGAACGG aaAGTGGATGTGACCAGTAAAGCAGTGGTAGAGGTGATCTCCAAAACATCAGAGTACCTTCAGCCTAACCCAG CATCGCGAGCCAAACTGTCCATGCTGAACACCATGTCCAAGATTCGCGGTCAGGTGAACAACCCGGGCTATCCTCAGGCTGAAGGGCTGCTGGGAGAGTGCATGGCCAAGTATGGGCGGGAGCTTGGAGAGGACACTAACTTTG GTGGTGCTCTGGTGGATGTAGGAGAGGCCATGAAGAGGCTGGCCGAAGTCAAAGACTCTCTAGACATTGATGTCAAACAGAACTTTATTGATCCACTGCAAGGGCTTTGTGACAAGGACCTGAGAGAGATCCAG CACTATCTGAAGAAGCTGGAAGGTCGCCGCCTGGACTACGACTACAAGAAAAAGCGTCAGGGAAAGATCCCGGACGAAGAGGTTCGACAGGCTCTGGAGAAGTTTCACGAGTCAAAGGAAGTGGCTGAGATGAGCATGTACAACCTGCTGGAGACCGAT atcgAGCAGGTGAGCCAGCTGTCGTCTCTGGTGGAGTCCCAGCTGCAGTACCACAGACAGGCCGTACAGGTGTTGGAGGAGCTTTCAGGCAAACTCGGAGACAG GATGAATGAAGCTCAGTCTCGAACAAGACGTGAATACACACCCAAACCCAAACCCGTGTTTGACTTTGGAGACAACAACCATTCAAATGGAGGCTACTCGACCCCCATGGCTCCTCCCCCGTCACGCATCTCGG CCCCGGAACAGCCGAGCTGCAAGGCGCTGTATGACTTTGAGCCCGAGAACGACGGAGAGCTGGGCTTCCGCGAGGGCGACATCATCACCCTGACCAATCAGATCGACGAGAACTGGTACGAGGGCACGCTGAACGGCCAGTCGGGATTTTTCCCCCTCAACTATGTCGAGGTCCTCGTGCCGTTGCCACACTAA
- the rorca gene encoding RAR-related orphan receptor C a yields MRAQIEVIPCKICGDKSSGIHYGVITCEGCKGFFRRSQQNNAMYSCSRQRNCLIDRTNRNRCQHCRLQKCLALGMSRDAVKFGRMSKKQRDSLYAEVQKHQQSQECGGIGAREEKSDTADHGRTYRRGSSATLSDLDDITTLPEGLLFDLPLTPEDGGGDYYNLDMMGGSAGSGSSSQSSPEQTSLDFGDGNHSIKHEYQLLRDSGLFSHAIFNPLPDGCSLLEIERVAQNVVKSHIETNQYTSEELKRMAWTLYSPEETRSYQTKSAEAMWQQCAVHITNAIQYVVEFAKRISGFMDLCQNDQIILLKAGCMDVLLIRMCRAYNPINNTVFFDGKFSTPQLFKALGCDDLVNAVFDLAKSLSRIQMSDEEIALFSAAVLLSPDRPWLTDVQKIQKLQEKVYVALQRCLQREGASEEKLAKMVSKLPTMRSICNLHIDKLEFFRLVHPETAYMFPPLYREVFGSEITFPDSTEG; encoded by the exons CTCAAATAGAAGTGATTCCCTGTAAAATCTGTGGCGACAAATCATCAGGGATTCACTATGGTGTCATCACCTGTGAAGGCTGCAAG GGTTTCTTTCGGCGCAGCCAGCAGAACAATGCCATGTACTCGTGCTCGCGACAGAGGAACTGCCTAATTGACCGGACCAACCGTAACCGCTGTCAGCACTGCAGGCTGCAGAAGTGTCTCGCTCTCGGCATGAGCCGCGATG CTGTAAAGTTTGGTCGAATGTCCAAAAAGCAGCGTGACAGCCTGTACGCAGAGGTCCAGAAGCACCAGCAGTCCCAGGAGTGCGGAGGGATCGGTGCCCGCGAGGAGAAGAGCGACACGGCTGACCATGGCCGTACCTACAGGAGAGGCTCCAGCGCCACTCTCAGCGATCTGGACGACATCACAACGCTGCCGGAGGGGCTGCTTTTTGACCTGCCGCTGACTCCGGAGGATGGCGGAGGAGACTACTATAACCTGGACATGATGGGAGGAAGTGCAGGCAGCGGCTCCTCCTCGCAGAGCTCCCCAGAACAGACCAGCTTGGACTTTGGTGACGGAAACCACAGCATCAAGCATGAGTACCAGCTGCTGCGTGACTCTGGACTCTTCTCACACGCCATCTTCAACCCGCTGCCTGACGGCTGCTCCCTGCTCGAGATAG AGCGCGTTGCCCAGAATGTGGTCAAGTCCCACATCGAGACGAACCAGTACACCTCGGAGGAGCTCAAGAGAATGGCATGGACCTTGTACAGCCCAGAAGAGACCCGCTCATACCAGACCAAG TCAGCTGAGGCGATGTGGCAACAGTGCGCCGTTCACATCACCAATGCAATCCAGTATGTGGTGGAGTTTGCTAAGCGCATCTCTGGCTTCATGGACCTCTGTCAGAATGATCAGATTATCCTCCTCAAAGCAG GCTGCATGGACGTCCTGCTCATCCGCATGTGTCGGGCCTACAACCCCATCAATAATACAGTGTTCTTTGATGGAAAATTCTCCACTCCTCAGCTTTTCAAAGCTCTTG GCTGTGACGACCTTGTGAATGCGGTGTTTGACTTGGCTAAAAGCCTGAGCCGTATACAGATGTCTGACGAGGAGATTGCTCTTTTCAGTGCTGCTGTGCTGCTCTCGCCAG ACCGACCCTGGCTGACGGATGTTCAGAAGATCCAGAAGTTGCAGGAGAAGGTTTACGTGGCTCTGCAGCGCTGCTTACAGCGAGAGGGCGCATCAGAGGAGAAACTGGCTAAG ATGGTGTCTAAGCTTCCCACGATGAGGTCCATTTGCAACCTTCACATTGACAAACTGGAGTTTTTCCGTCTGGTTCACCCAGAGACGGCGTATATGTTCCCTCCTCTGTATAGGGAGGTTTTTGGCAGTGAAATCACCTTCCCAGACTCCACAGAGGGCTAG
- the mpnd gene encoding MPN domain-containing protein, protein MGSEPPSSPQVVEDGGEEDEEELSGGEEADLRSSSGRGSLLTRRGITLRVLLKDGLVEPGDGVLAIHYLGKNFVGDLLTDGKIRWVETGQIFNSPSAWATHCKRLVNPAKKSGCGWASVRYRGQKLVQYKTTWLHKYQPSADMSLVSEEDDDEDEEEGKAAVQADDKNKNTKPGLHDVMVSRRTDRERIPVRYCTLGTRDAARDPHTLVELSAFSAINRFQPFNVAVSSNVLLLMDFHCHLTTSEVVGYLGGRWDTNTQLLTVLRAFPCRTRLADRDSASAVEEEICQNLFMRGLSLVGWYHSHPRGPALPSLQDIDSQMDHQLRLQGSNNGFQPCLGIICGPYYHGNQGVASTITPFWVVPPPEQRPNDYGIPVAVEVTYVQDNFLTSDVLNEMMLLVDYYRAAPDLVQFNQYWCPDTTMLDKIKGSLSCHAPKDQAYSQILEHVYSQLGSMH, encoded by the exons ATGG GATCAGAGCCACCCAGTTCTCCACAGGTGGTGGAGgatggaggagaggaggatgaggaggagctAAGCGGAGGGGAAGAGGCAGACTTGCGGTCCAGCTCAGGCCGGGGCTCCCTGCTCACCCGCAGGGGCATCACCCTCAGAGTGCTCCTCAAGGATGGCCTGGTGGAGCCCGGGGACGGCGTGCTAGCCATACACTATCTG GGTAAGAACTTTGTGGGAGACCTGCTGACTGATGGGAAAATCCGATGGGTGGAGACGGGCCAGATCTTCAACTCCCCCAGCGCCTGGGCGACTCACTGCAAGCGCCTGGTGAACCCGGCCAAAAAGTCTGGCTGCGGGTGGGCGTCGGTGCGGTACCGGGGACAGAAGCTGGTCCAGTACAAAACCACCTGGCTGCACAAGTACCAGCCCAGTGCCGACATG AGCTTGGTGAGTGAGGAAGATGATGACGAGGATGAAGAGGAAGGAAAGGCAGCTGTGCAGGCAGACgacaagaacaaaaacaccaaacccGGACTACATG ATGTGATGGTTTCACGGAGGACTGACAGAGAGAGAATTCCCGTCAGATATTGCACTTTGGGCACCCGAGATGCTGCCAG AGATCCACACACACTAGTGGAGCTGTCAGCCTTCTCAGCCATCAACAGGTTCCAGCCTTTCAATGTAGCCGTGTCCAGTAATGTGCTGCTGCTAATG GACTTCCATTGTCACCTGACCACCAGTGAGGTGGTGGGATACCTCGGGGGACGATGGGATACCAACACGCAGC TGCTGACGGTCTTGAGGGCTTTCCCGTGTCGgaccaggctggcagacagagACTCGGCTTCCGCTGTTGAGGAGGAG ATTTGTCAGAACCTGTTCATGCGTGGGCTGTCGTTGGTGGGCTGGTACCACAGTCACCCGCGAGGTCCGGCCCTGCCGTCGCTGCAGGACATCGACTCACAGATGGACCATCAGCTGAGGCTGCAGGGCTCAAACAACGGCTTCCAGCCCTGCCTGGGCATCATCTGTG gtCCGTATTATCACGGAAATCAAGGCGTGGCATCAACAATAACTCCATTTTGGGTCGTGCCGCCACCTGAG CAAAGACCTAATGACTACGGCATCCCAGTTGCTGTTGAGGTCACTTACGTACAGGACAACTTCCTCACCAGTGATGTTCTTAATGAGATG ATGCTGCTGGTCGACTACTACAGGGCAGCTCCTGACCTCGTCCAGTTCAACCAGTACTGGTGTCCTGATACGACCATGCTGGACAAAATTAAG GGCTCTCTGAGTTGCCACGCTCCCAAAGACCAGGCCTACTCTCAGATCCTGGAGCACGTCTACAGTCAGCTGGGGAGCATGCACTGA
- the LOC102080938 gene encoding galectin-3-binding protein B gives MNGNAFIFCILLLSVTLSSAYEEGYIRLAGGQEYSEGRVEIFHDGVWGTICDDGWDINDAHVVCRQLRFPGAAEAPGSAAFGAGVGNIWMDDLTCGGSEINLLQCTFPGWGVHNCGHGEDAGVRCEKGAEPQSRDFNHEYTLDHNASLSQQLGELFDSRQDCDVDIAVAVDNNIVETICAHRVILSLNSNLKALHPDLSSLLINVSSDCSQHANIFVRYFYTRKITVTLASSHCILKMASDWGLTEYHNEAANLFRLFLPEDPTFQSQNSLYEYAVRRSDDTLQQLCLRYLAWNCEALINSPAWTSLPFNLVKALLSRSDLVVRNETVVLSGLERWAEARGNATMREILLKLVRFPMIPAEDLYSLDSSEYHASKLEGFQFNALPVKMLLSDLTETIYTPRIYTGRPWSFTFSSQEIRAYQHSGVYILRGQRVSSLTSDLQTPVHNSAYFAFHTMRWKTTAYVREEDCTKQSVTCASLPAISLKIEEKNLPSEMEGRIRYSNRLVLMCAGRHVFHVNEFNAVDSDSPIAVPSISEQVYPCHSNLFSYQVVVRPQYSTD, from the exons ATGAATGGAAATGCTTTTATATTCTGTATTCTTCTCCTGAGCGTCACCTTGTCCAGTG CCTATGAAGAAGGTTATATCAGGCTGGCTGGTGGCCAGGAATACTCCGAGGGCCGTGTGGAGATCTTTCACGATGGAGTTTGGGGGACGATTTGCGACGATGGCTGGGACATAAATGACGCTCACGTAGTGTGTCGACAGCTGCGTTTCCCTGGTGCAGCTGAGGCTCCTGGATCAGCTGCGTTTGGCGCCG GGGTCGGTAACATTTGGATGGACGATTTAACCTGCGGTGGGTCGGAGATTAACCTACTCCAGTGTACGTTTCCTGGCTGGGGGGTCCATAACTGCGGTCACGGCGAAGATGCCGGAGTTAGATGTGAGAAAG GGGCGGAGCCTCAGAGCAGGGACTTCAACCACGAGTACACGTTGGACCACAATGCGAGCCTCTCTCAGCAGCTGGGCGAGCTGTTTGACAGCAGACAGGACTGTGACGTGGACATTGCAGTGGCGGTGGATAACAACATAGTGGAGACCATCTGTGCTCACAGGGTCATCCTGTCTCTCAATTCAAACCTCAAGGCTTTGCATCCAGACCTCAGCAGCCTACTCATTAATGTCTCTTCTGATTGCAGCCAACATGCCAACATATTTGTCAG ATACTTCTACACGAGGAAGATTACGGTCACATTGGCCTCCTCCCACTGCATCCTGAAAATGGCATCTGACTGGGGCCTGACTGAATATCATAATGAGGCTGCAAATCTCTTCAGACTGTTTCTCCCTGAGGATCCCACCTTCCAAAGTCAGAACTCTCTTTATGAGTACGCAGTTCGCAGAAGTGACGACACACTGCAGCAACTATGTCTTCGCTACCTGGCGTGGAACTGCGAGGCACTGATCAACTCCCCGGCCTGGACAAGCCTTCCTTTTAATCTGGTCAAAGCACTCCTTTCTCGCTCAGACCTCGTGGTGCGTAACGAAACAGTCGTCCTGAGCGGACTGGAGAGATGGGCAGAAGCTCGAGGAAACGCAACAATGCGTGAGATACTTCTAAAGCTCGTCCGCTTCCCGATGATACCAGCTGAGGACTTATACAGTCTTGACAGCTCAGAGTACCACGCTAGCAAGCTGGAGGGGTTTCAGTTTAATGCTCTTCCTGTAAAAATGCTCCTCAGCGACCTGACAGAAACCATCTACACACCCAGGATTTACACTGGCAGACCGTGGAGCTTCACCTTCAGCAGTCAGGAGATCCGAGCTTACCAGCACTCCGGGGTCTACATCCTTCGAGGCCAGCGTGTCAGCAGCCTGACGTCTGATTTACAAACACCGGTTCATAACAGCGCCTATTTCGCTTTTCACACCATGCGCTGGAAAACCACGGCCTACGTCAGAGAGGAAGACTGCACAAAGCAAAGTGTTACTTGTGCTTCTTTACCAGCGATCAGCTTGAAGATTGAAGAAAAGAATTTACCCAGTGAGATGGAGGGCCGCATCCGTTACAGCAACAGGCTCGTTCTTATGTGCGCAGGAAGGCACGTGTTCCACGTGAACGAATTTAATGCTGTTGACAGCGACAGCCCCATAGCTGTTCCCAGCATCTCAGAACAAGTCTACCCGTGCCACTCAAACCTGTTCTCCTACCAGGTGGTGGTACGTCCTCAGTACTCAACAGATTAG
- the sh3gl1b gene encoding SH3-domain GRB2-like 1b isoform X2: MVSEKVGGAEGTKLDDDFRDLERKVDVTSKAVVEVISKTSEYLQPNPASRAKLSMLNTMSKIRGQVNNPGYPQAEGLLGECMAKYGRELGEDTNFGGALVDVGEAMKRLAEVKDSLDIDVKQNFIDPLQGLCDKDLREIQHYLKKLEGRRLDYDYKKKRQGKIPDEEVRQALEKFHESKEVAEMSMYNLLETDIEQVSQLSSLVESQLQYHRQAVQVLEELSGKLGDRMNEAQSRTRREYTPKPKPVFDFGDNNHSNGGYSTPMAPPPSRISAPEQPSCKALYDFEPENDGELGFREGDIITLTNQIDENWYEGTLNGQSGFFPLNYVEVLVPLPH; the protein is encoded by the exons ATGGTGAGTGAGAAAGTTGGAGGTGCAGAAGGAACCAAACTAGATGATGACTTCAGAGACTTGGAACGG aaAGTGGATGTGACCAGTAAAGCAGTGGTAGAGGTGATCTCCAAAACATCAGAGTACCTTCAGCCTAACCCAG CATCGCGAGCCAAACTGTCCATGCTGAACACCATGTCCAAGATTCGCGGTCAGGTGAACAACCCGGGCTATCCTCAGGCTGAAGGGCTGCTGGGAGAGTGCATGGCCAAGTATGGGCGGGAGCTTGGAGAGGACACTAACTTTG GTGGTGCTCTGGTGGATGTAGGAGAGGCCATGAAGAGGCTGGCCGAAGTCAAAGACTCTCTAGACATTGATGTCAAACAGAACTTTATTGATCCACTGCAAGGGCTTTGTGACAAGGACCTGAGAGAGATCCAG CACTATCTGAAGAAGCTGGAAGGTCGCCGCCTGGACTACGACTACAAGAAAAAGCGTCAGGGAAAGATCCCGGACGAAGAGGTTCGACAGGCTCTGGAGAAGTTTCACGAGTCAAAGGAAGTGGCTGAGATGAGCATGTACAACCTGCTGGAGACCGAT atcgAGCAGGTGAGCCAGCTGTCGTCTCTGGTGGAGTCCCAGCTGCAGTACCACAGACAGGCCGTACAGGTGTTGGAGGAGCTTTCAGGCAAACTCGGAGACAG GATGAATGAAGCTCAGTCTCGAACAAGACGTGAATACACACCCAAACCCAAACCCGTGTTTGACTTTGGAGACAACAACCATTCAAATGGAGGCTACTCGACCCCCATGGCTCCTCCCCCGTCACGCATCTCGG CCCCGGAACAGCCGAGCTGCAAGGCGCTGTATGACTTTGAGCCCGAGAACGACGGAGAGCTGGGCTTCCGCGAGGGCGACATCATCACCCTGACCAATCAGATCGACGAGAACTGGTACGAGGGCACGCTGAACGGCCAGTCGGGATTTTTCCCCCTCAACTATGTCGAGGTCCTCGTGCCGTTGCCACACTAA